Within the Bradyrhizobium ottawaense genome, the region GCGATCATCGCCAAGGGCGCCTCGCGCATCGTGCAGGTCACCGACGACGAGATCGGCGCCGCCGTCCGTGCCTACTGGACCGACACGCATAATCTGGCCGAAGGCGCGGGCGCTGCCCCGCTTGCCGCGGCGCTGCAGGAAAAGACCCGCAATCGCGGCAAGCGCGTCGGACTGATCCTGTCGGGCGGCAATATCGATTTCGATCTGTTTCAGAAATGGATCGCGCAGGAAGTTGTCACGACGCCAGATCGAATGGCGGTGTGAGGATGATTATCGGCGCGCAACAAACACCGATGTCATCGTCCGGCTTGACCGGACGATCCAGTACGCCGCGGCTTCCGGGGTCATCCCGGATGCCGGCGATTACTGGATGCCCGCTTTCGCGGGCATGACAACCGAGAATGACAAGGGGACGACAATGAACCAGCCCGCATCCGCCTACTTCCTCGAAGAGCGCCACGATCCGACCGAGGCGCACACGCTGTCGGTGCTGGTGCAGAACGAGCCGGGCGTACTCGCGCGCGTGATCGGACTGTTTTCGGGGCGCGGCTACAACATCGAAAGTCTCACCGTCTCCGAGACCGAGAGCCAGAAACATCTCTCCCGCATCACCATCGTCACCACGGGTACGCCGATGGTGATCGAGCAGATCAAGCACCAGCTCGACCGTATGGTTCCGGTCTATCGCGTCGTCGACATGACGCTGACCGGCCGTTCGATCGAGCGGGAACTGGCGATGGTCAAGGTGCGCGGCGGCGGCGACAGCCGCGTCGAGGCGTTGCGGCTGGCGGATGCGTTCCGCGCCCGCGTGATCGACGCCACCACCGAAAGCTTTGTGTTCGAGATCACGGGCAATTCCGCCAAGATCAGTCAATTCATCGACCTGATGCGCCCGCTCGGCCTCGTCGAGGTGTCGCGCACCGGAGTTGCCGCGATCGGGCGCGGGCCCGAAGGGATGTGAACATGCTGGCGCGCGACTGGTACTACAATCAAAGGCGACAGCTCGGGCTCGATTCCGCGGTCGCCTCGATCTATGACCGGCATGACGACAGCGACGTCCGGGCGCGCGCCGCGCTCACCATGCTCGGCGTGCAGCGCGGCTGGCGCGTCGCCGATATCGGTTGCGGCAATGGCGTCCTGGCCTGCGAGGCCGCCCTGCTCGGCGCCGAGGTCGACGCCATCGATATTTCGCCGGCGATGC harbors:
- the ilvN gene encoding acetolactate synthase small subunit encodes the protein MNQPASAYFLEERHDPTEAHTLSVLVQNEPGVLARVIGLFSGRGYNIESLTVSETESQKHLSRITIVTTGTPMVIEQIKHQLDRMVPVYRVVDMTLTGRSIERELAMVKVRGGGDSRVEALRLADAFRARVIDATTESFVFEITGNSAKISQFIDLMRPLGLVEVSRTGVAAIGRGPEGM